The genomic interval GAGATATATCGGGAAGGCGGACCGGACCGTCCACTGCAAGGACCAGAGCCCGCCGAGGTGTGCCAGGGAGCTGGTCTCATACATAGAGAAACGTTTCGGCCGCGGCGCCAGGATAGCCATGGCCGGATTCCAGCCCAGGATGGTCGAAGCCCTGTCCGGGCGGTTCGACGTGAGGGTTACCGACATGGACCCGGACAATACAGGCAAGACCCGCTTCGGACTTCTCGTCCGAGGCCCGGACCAGACCGCCGAGAACCTCTCCTGGGCCGACATCTGCCTGGTGACAGGCACGACCGTAACCAACGGGACTATCGTGGATTTTCTGATCGAAAAGCCCACGATCTTCTACGGGGTGACTATCGCAGGGGCAGCGGTCCTTCTCAAGCTGAGGCGCTTCTGCCCTCTCGCAGAGTAGGAGCCCAGGGCCGGCCCGAGGGACCCGGCACCCGGCCGTTCTCTTCGGATCGGCCCGCAGGCAAGGGGCCCCCCTTTCCACCCATGATCCATGGAGCGTGAGATGAAGATCTTAGACCAACTGATCGAAAGCCTCGGGGGGAGGGATCACCCTGTCCGGGAGGTACGTTGCTGTGCCTTCTGGACCGCGGTCACGACCCGGCATACGGGACTCTCCACAACGTACCGGGCCCTCGAAGGGGAGGCAGACACCCACCAGTCCGGAGTGAGGGACGTGGGATTCCTCACGGAGAAAAACGCCCTGGAACTCGTCGAGTACGCCAGGTCTCACAACACCCTGGAGGCCTCCATCGGCATGGCCGCCATCAACTCTCTCATCGAGGTGGATGTGGCCAGATGCGTGGATCTCAATGCCTACGACGTGCTGCTCGAAAAGGGCAGAGGCCGCAACATCGCCGTGGTCGGTCACTTCCCCTTTGTGCCGAAGCTGAAAAAGGCGGCGAAGAATCTCTGGGTCATCGAAAAAAGGCTGCGCCCAGGGGATCTGCCTGAAAGCGAGACCAAGCGCATCCTTCCCCGGTGCGATGTGGTCTGCATAACGGGGACTGCCTTCATCAACCACACCATCGAGGGGCTTCTCTCCCTGTGCCGGGAGAGCTTCGTGGTCCTGACCGGGCCAACCTCGCCGCTGACACCCTTGCTCTTCGATTATGGAATCGATGTGATCTGCGGAACCCGGGTGGTCGATTCCGAGGAGGTTCTGAGATTCATCAGCGAGGCTGCCACCTTCAGGCAGCTTCACGGCCATGGGGTCAGGCTTCTCAGCCTGACCAGGGAGCCCGGGGAGAGATAAGCCGCCCCGGGATTATCGAGCGATCCGCCATGGCTCCACCTTGAACCGGTGAACAAGAAAGGAGGCTCTGGTGAGCGGGAAAGAGATCCTTGAAAAGGTCCGAGTCTTGATTCCACACTGGATTTCCCACAACGAGGAGCACGCCCAGGAGTATCGGAAATGGGCGGACAGGCTGGAGGCGGAGGGACTGGGGGAGATCGCAGGTCCGATCCGAGAGGCGGCCGACCTGGTTGCGGGATCAAATCGCCGGTTTCTCACCGCTCAGGAGAGGCTGGGCACCCGGGAGAAGCAGTAAGGATCTCCCTGCCCTCGTGAAAACATCGAGGAGTCTTCCCGGATCCCTCCTGGTGCGGCCGCGGAGTGGGTGAATAAGGCCGCATGTGGCCTTTGGCAGCATTCAGGGGAGAGTATTGGCCGCAGCCCGTTTTCTTCCCTGAAAGGAGAGGCGGGGAATGGATATGGAAGAAAACATCAAGCTACTCGAGATCGGCGACAGGGCCCGGATCACCCGGATCGACGGGCCGGGCCTCAGGGAGAGGCTTGCAGGAATCGGAATCAGGGAGGGGTTGACCGTGGAACGGCTGGCCCCGCCGCCCTCTTCAGGTTGCACTGAGATCAGAATCGGCCGGAGAAAGGTCACCCTCGGCCTCGGGGTCAGCATGAAGGTGCGGGTGGATCTCAGCGGGAGATCGGCGGGCCTTGCCGAAATGAATCCCGGAGATCGGGCCCCTGTCTCCAACATCCAGGGCGGCTGGAAGATCCACGAGATCCTCAAGACCCACTTCGGAATCGAGCCGGGAAGAGTGATCCAGATGGTAGGGTCCAGGCCTGACAGGGATTTTCTGGTAGAGATCGGGGCAAGGAGGTCGAGCATCTGTGAAGGTGATGCATCCAAGATCCTTGTGACCAGGGGAAGGAGAATCCAGCTGAACTACCTGGATGCCGGAGAGGAGGCCAGGGTTTCGGCCATTGCTGCAGGATCTTCTGCACGCTCCATGCTCAGAGAATTGGGTATCGAAGAGGGTGTGGTGATCAGGATCGTCGAAGTCACCCCGAGCGGTTATGAAAAACCAGAGGCCCCTCTACTTATCAGAGCCGGCGACAAGGAGCTCGCTATCGGATCCGGTATGGCCGAGAAGATCTGGGTGGAGGCGAGGAGGGGTTAGCCGCTGTCCGGGGAGACGTCACTGTCCGGAGCCACCGCATTTCAAGGGGAGGCCTCTCCCTTCAATGGCCTCATGATCAAAGGAGGAGCCGGGGAAAAGGAGGAGAAGAACATGGCTGGGAGAGTAAGAATAACCATCCTCTGCGAAAACACCGTGGGAGCGCGCATCGGGAGTGCTGAACACGGATTTTCGGCCTATGTCGAAACAGCCGGGGGAGAGTGGCTCTTTGACACGGGAAGCGGCCGGTTTCTCGTCGACAATGCCCTCTGCTTCCGAAAGGACCTGACAAGAGTGAGCAAGATATTTCTGAGCCACGGCCACTACGACCACACAGGAGGCCTGCCCCAGGTACTCACTCTCAAGGGAGACGTGGAGGTCCACGCACATCCGGACGTCTTTCTCGACAGGATCGCCCTACCGGAACAAGAGGGTGGCAGGGTGCGGTACGTGGGCCTTCCATACAGGAGGCCCTATCTGGAAGGGCTCGGTGCCCAGTTCACCCTGGCCGCGGAGTTCCTCGAGGTAGCAGAGGGCGTGTTTCTCACAGGAGAGGTTCCAAGAACAACCCCATTTGAAAAACCCGACCTCAGACTCCAGAGCAAAACAGGCCAAACCTACCAGCTCGACCGATTCAAGGACGACCAGTCCCTCGTGATCGACACGGCGCAAGGGCTGGTTATTGTTTTTGGTTGCGCCCACTCCGGAATGATCAATATCATCCACCACGCCATCAAAAAGACGGGAAAAGACAGAATCCGCGGCCTCATCGGAGGGACGCACCTCGACTTCCTGGGGCCGGAACAGCTCGAGGCCTCGATCCGCGCCCTCCAGGAGCTCCAGGTTGCCTCCATCGGTGTCTCACACTGCACCGGCCTCAGGGCGGCAGCCCGGCTTTCCCAGGTCTTTGGCGACCGGTTCCGATACGGCCATGTGGGGGCTGTCTTCGAATTCTGAGAGGCGGGCCCATCGGGGGAGAAGGAGAAGGCCAGATGGTTTTCCGTTTCAAGAGCATAGGAAAGATTCACACGCCTTACAAAGAGAAGGCACCCTACCAACCGGTGGATTCCGATCCCGGGGATTTCCGTGTCGTTCTGCTCCCCAGGTACGCTGCGGGCCTCTCCGAGCTCGCCTCCTTCCGGTATATCTACCTCATCTACTACCTCGACCGCCTGGAACGGGAGGTATCCATGATGGTCAGTCCGCCCTGGGCCGGAGGAAAGGAGGTTGGGGTCTTTGCCAGCAGATCGCCTGTCCGGCCCAACCCCATCGGCCTGAGCGTAGTCCGACTCGTAAAGATAGTGGAAAACCAGGTCTTCACCTCCGGCCTCGATGTCTTCGACGGTACGCCCTTGTTGGACATCAAGCCATACATCAAGGATCTCGATTCCAAACCCGATGCCAACCAGGGCTGGGTCGACAGGATGGAAGGCAGGGAACATCTCTCCCTGCACATCCGGGGTATTCCCCATGACTACTGAGGGGAGTATCCACCACGCCCCAAGGGGTTAGGTCTCGATAGGCTGTTAAGAGGGAGGAAGCCGTGAGCCGCAAGGAAAAACTCGTCGTTGTGGGGGGCTCGGCCGGTGGTCCGAGCGCCGCTGCCAAGGCCAGGCGGGTCAACCCGGATCTGGAGATCGCCATGTTCGAGCAGCTCCGGTATGTCTCCTACGGGGCCTGAGAAACCCCCTACCACATCGGTGATGTGGTGAGGGACCCGGAGAGGCTGATCGTCAGGACCCCGGAGCAGTTCAAGGAGAGGCAGAATATCGATGTCTTCACCGAACACCGGGTCACCAGGATCGACACCGGGCAGAAGCTGATTGAGGTGGCCGACCTCAGGGATTCCAGCCTCCGCCTGGTCTCCTTTGACAGACTCATCATCGCCACCGGAGCCAGATCCAGGGGGTTTGATCTGCCCGGCGGCACCGCGGAGAACGTCTTCACCCTCAAGACCGTCCAGGACGGGTATGACATCAAGGCCTTTCTCGACGGCAGAGGACCGAAACGGGCCGCCATCCTGGGCGCGGGCTATATCGCCCTCGAGATGTGCGAGGCCTTTGTCCGGAGGGGCCTCGAGACCTCGATCCTCTACCGCGGCAGACTCCCTGCAAGCAACCTCGACGTCGAGATCTCCGAGATGATCCTGAGGGAGATCGAGGCAAGAGGAGTCCGGTTTGTTCCCGACTGCCATGTAGCTTCCCTGGGCACAGCCGCAACGGGCGGGGTCGGCCGCGTGGAGACCGACCGTGGATCCTACGACGTGGACCTGGTCCTGGTGGCCCACGGTGTCGTCCCCAACGTGGAACTGGCCCGTAAGGCCGGAATCTCCCTGGGAGAGACCGGGGCCATCAGGGTCGACTCGACCCAGAGAACCGACGTGGAGGGCATCTACGCCGCAGGAGACTGCTGCGAATCTCTCCACCTGGTCAGCGGCAGGCCAGTCCATGCTCCCCTGGGAGACATCGCCAACAAGCAGGGCCGGGTGGCGGGAGAGAACGCAGCCGGTGGGCGGGCGACCTTCCGCGGTATCGTGGGATCGATCGCCTTCAAGGTCTTCGATCTGGAGGTGGCCTCCACCGGATTGAGCACCAAGGCCGCACGGGCTCATGGATTCCACGTGGAGACCCAGATGATCGAGCACTCCTCCAGGGTAGGTTACATGCCCGGGGCGAAACCCGTGACGGTGAAACTCGTCTTCGACCGCGAAAACGGAAGGCTCCTGGGGGCACAGATGGCCGGCAAAGAAGGAGTGGCCCGAAGGATCAATTCCCTCGCCGTTGCACT from Deltaproteobacteria bacterium carries:
- a CDS encoding DUF364 domain-containing protein; translation: MKILDQLIESLGGRDHPVREVRCCAFWTAVTTRHTGLSTTYRALEGEADTHQSGVRDVGFLTEKNALELVEYARSHNTLEASIGMAAINSLIEVDVARCVDLNAYDVLLEKGRGRNIAVVGHFPFVPKLKKAAKNLWVIEKRLRPGDLPESETKRILPRCDVVCITGTAFINHTIEGLLSLCRESFVVLTGPTSPLTPLLFDYGIDVICGTRVVDSEEVLRFISEAATFRQLHGHGVRLLSLTREPGER
- a CDS encoding ferrous iron transport protein A: MDMEENIKLLEIGDRARITRIDGPGLRERLAGIGIREGLTVERLAPPPSSGCTEIRIGRRKVTLGLGVSMKVRVDLSGRSAGLAEMNPGDRAPVSNIQGGWKIHEILKTHFGIEPGRVIQMVGSRPDRDFLVEIGARRSSICEGDASKILVTRGRRIQLNYLDAGEEARVSAIAAGSSARSMLRELGIEEGVVIRIVEVTPSGYEKPEAPLLIRAGDKELAIGSGMAEKIWVEARRG
- a CDS encoding MBL fold metallo-hydrolase; the protein is MAGRVRITILCENTVGARIGSAEHGFSAYVETAGGEWLFDTGSGRFLVDNALCFRKDLTRVSKIFLSHGHYDHTGGLPQVLTLKGDVEVHAHPDVFLDRIALPEQEGGRVRYVGLPYRRPYLEGLGAQFTLAAEFLEVAEGVFLTGEVPRTTPFEKPDLRLQSKTGQTYQLDRFKDDQSLVIDTAQGLVIVFGCAHSGMINIIHHAIKKTGKDRIRGLIGGTHLDFLGPEQLEASIRALQELQVASIGVSHCTGLRAAARLSQVFGDRFRYGHVGAVFEF
- the tsaA gene encoding tRNA (N6-threonylcarbamoyladenosine(37)-N6)-methyltransferase TrmO — translated: MVFRFKSIGKIHTPYKEKAPYQPVDSDPGDFRVVLLPRYAAGLSELASFRYIYLIYYLDRLEREVSMMVSPPWAGGKEVGVFASRSPVRPNPIGLSVVRLVKIVENQVFTSGLDVFDGTPLLDIKPYIKDLDSKPDANQGWVDRMEGREHLSLHIRGIPHDY
- a CDS encoding FAD-dependent oxidoreductase, giving the protein MRDPERLIVRTPEQFKERQNIDVFTEHRVTRIDTGQKLIEVADLRDSSLRLVSFDRLIIATGARSRGFDLPGGTAENVFTLKTVQDGYDIKAFLDGRGPKRAAILGAGYIALEMCEAFVRRGLETSILYRGRLPASNLDVEISEMILREIEARGVRFVPDCHVASLGTAATGGVGRVETDRGSYDVDLVLVAHGVVPNVELARKAGISLGETGAIRVDSTQRTDVEGIYAAGDCCESLHLVSGRPVHAPLGDIANKQGRVAGENAAGGRATFRGIVGSIAFKVFDLEVASTGLSTKAARAHGFHVETQMIEHSSRVGYMPGAKPVTVKLVFDRENGRLLGAQMAGKEGVARRINSLAVALHQGMTVDEVARLDFAYAPPFSPTFDPILIAAEQASKKL